In the genome of candidate division KSB1 bacterium, one region contains:
- a CDS encoding polysaccharide deacetylase family protein, which translates to MRFFRQPMLFFKLFPQIIWRGAELQHQVYLSFDDGPHPIHTPAILDILNQEQVPAIFFVLGYKTIQHPDLVKQIHQQGHQIGIHGFQHERLFHQSIDYLSQQLGRSKSAVEAVIGEQVQFFRPPFGIFSPRLLNMCTKLRLKMVLWSLMLYDFDIKLSDRFIISLAHQKVTEGDIILLHDGHLNSYRTVRILSSMIQHVKKKGLKFGLITK; encoded by the coding sequence ATGAGGTTTTTTAGACAACCAATGCTGTTTTTCAAATTGTTTCCTCAGATCATCTGGAGAGGGGCTGAACTGCAACATCAGGTTTACCTCAGTTTCGATGATGGACCGCATCCGATTCACACGCCTGCTATTTTGGATATTCTGAATCAGGAGCAAGTACCTGCCATATTTTTTGTTCTGGGATATAAAACCATTCAACATCCCGATTTGGTGAAGCAGATCCATCAGCAAGGCCATCAAATTGGGATCCATGGTTTTCAGCACGAGCGGTTATTTCATCAATCGATCGACTATTTGTCTCAACAATTAGGACGCAGCAAATCAGCAGTCGAGGCAGTGATCGGTGAACAAGTCCAATTTTTCCGACCTCCTTTCGGCATATTTTCTCCCCGATTGCTGAATATGTGCACTAAGCTGAGACTCAAGATGGTACTCTGGAGTTTGATGCTCTATGATTTTGATATCAAATTATCAGATCGCTTTATAATTAGCCTCGCGCATCAAAAAGTGACCGAAGGTGATATTATCCTGCTTCATGATGGTCACCTAAATAGTTATCGTACCGTTCGGATATTGAGTTCAATGATCCAACATGTCAAAAAGAAGGGCCTAAAATTTGGCTTGATTACTAAATAA
- a CDS encoding glycosyltransferase, with the protein MASRRNPKRYSVSIIIPARNEERTIGVCLASLLAQDYPQDLIEIIVIDDDSSDRTDQVVESFSNLYPSIRMIKMGPSPVGISPKKRALQVGIEASTGELILTTDADCWAEPQWVSQMISHFNEDVGMVIGYVGIAKRSEQNLFHKLQSLELVGLTMAGLGSLGAGDPIIANGASLAMRRVTFEQVGGYDGQIHILSGDDDLLLQKIDRMTHWTIRACLSYGSFVFTWPINSLSEFIQQRTRWASKSLVYQKPSLILFLIATYLLYLWLFISIPVAFAISSFFPIVPLIVKLGVDLILIMKSTEFVGRKDLRKYFLLAEVAQIPYILYVGVAGLFNKFEWKGR; encoded by the coding sequence TTGGCGTCACGGAGGAATCCCAAACGTTATTCTGTCAGCATCATTATTCCAGCACGAAATGAGGAACGAACCATTGGGGTGTGTTTAGCGTCATTGCTCGCTCAGGACTATCCACAAGACCTCATAGAGATCATCGTGATCGATGATGATTCATCGGATCGAACTGACCAAGTAGTCGAATCCTTCAGCAATTTGTACCCGTCTATTCGAATGATCAAAATGGGGCCTTCTCCAGTGGGCATATCGCCGAAGAAACGGGCTTTACAAGTGGGGATTGAGGCTTCAACTGGCGAGCTAATTCTTACTACAGATGCCGATTGCTGGGCAGAGCCGCAATGGGTCTCCCAAATGATTAGCCATTTTAACGAAGATGTCGGTATGGTCATCGGCTATGTGGGCATTGCGAAACGCTCGGAGCAAAATCTGTTTCATAAGCTTCAGTCGCTCGAATTGGTCGGATTAACCATGGCAGGGCTTGGCAGCCTCGGCGCAGGCGATCCCATCATCGCCAATGGTGCCAGCTTAGCGATGCGTCGCGTCACATTTGAGCAGGTCGGGGGCTATGATGGGCAAATCCACATCCTCAGCGGCGATGACGATCTATTGCTTCAAAAAATTGACCGAATGACCCATTGGACCATCAGGGCTTGTCTATCTTATGGCTCGTTCGTTTTTACATGGCCAATAAACTCTCTCAGCGAGTTTATTCAACAGCGCACCCGATGGGCGTCCAAAAGCCTTGTCTATCAGAAACCCTCGCTGATCCTATTCCTCATTGCCACCTATTTGCTATATCTGTGGCTTTTTATCTCAATTCCCGTGGCATTCGCCATTTCGTCCTTCTTCCCGATCGTCCCCTTGATCGTAAAACTGGGAGTCGATCTGATTTTGATCATGAAAAGCACAGAATTTGTGGGAAGAAAGGACCTGAGAAAATATTTTCTCTTAGCTGAAGTGGCTCAGATCCCTTACATCCTTTATGTTGGGGTGGCTGGCTTGTTTAACAAATTCGAATGGAAGGGCCGATGA
- a CDS encoding flippase-like domain-containing protein, translated as MHHTNSEPPFFSDSPLSISARTAPRIKKSISKRVVIYLAKISIAVLVMIMLLKRVSVQDISTAFRSARLFCIFAALILLLPNIYFQFLKWRYLVRLLKPPVSNREIFQSLLAGFTFGFVTPGRVGEFGRAFFIKDCSWVSLLGITFIDKMFSLGVVFFWGALGLLLFVSHQLYLYTLAPIVVFTLITLIVIYYVMFHPEVIRGFLYSLNIILPFRDKMKLLMGSLDNFHRRQAFHLLLMTVAFYFIFFLQFYILVCSFERAPLLPTFWAIAATMLVKSLLPISLGDLGIRESAAIFFLGKVGVHDFAAFNASILLFMINLLIPSLLGLILVLKYRLMFRNNNHNPVPTSN; from the coding sequence ATGCATCACACCAATTCCGAGCCGCCATTCTTCAGCGACAGTCCTCTCTCGATATCTGCGAGAACTGCACCGCGCATCAAAAAATCTATCTCTAAACGGGTCGTTATTTACCTGGCTAAAATTAGCATTGCAGTGCTGGTCATGATCATGCTGCTGAAACGGGTATCGGTGCAGGATATATCAACAGCTTTTCGATCAGCCCGGTTGTTCTGCATCTTTGCGGCGCTAATTTTGCTGTTGCCCAACATCTATTTTCAATTTCTCAAATGGCGTTACCTTGTCCGGTTGCTGAAACCGCCGGTCTCCAATCGCGAGATATTCCAATCATTGTTGGCAGGGTTTACATTCGGTTTTGTCACTCCGGGACGTGTGGGCGAGTTCGGTCGCGCTTTCTTTATCAAAGATTGCTCCTGGGTTAGCCTGCTCGGCATCACTTTCATCGATAAAATGTTCTCATTGGGCGTGGTATTCTTTTGGGGCGCGCTGGGATTATTGCTTTTCGTGAGCCATCAACTTTATTTGTATACATTAGCACCAATTGTTGTGTTCACTCTCATCACATTGATCGTCATCTATTATGTCATGTTCCATCCAGAAGTCATTCGGGGTTTTCTTTATAGTCTCAACATCATTCTCCCTTTTCGGGACAAAATGAAACTACTTATGGGCAGTCTGGATAATTTCCACCGACGCCAGGCTTTTCATTTACTATTGATGACCGTTGCATTCTACTTCATCTTTTTCTTACAATTCTATATTCTCGTTTGCTCTTTTGAACGCGCCCCGTTGTTGCCAACATTTTGGGCCATTGCAGCAACAATGCTCGTCAAATCGCTGCTCCCCATTTCATTGGGCGATCTTGGCATCCGGGAAAGCGCCGCCATCTTTTTCTTGGGCAAAGTGGGTGTCCACGATTTTGCCGCTTTCAATGCTTCAATCCTTTTATTCATGATCAATTTGCTCATCCCCAGCTTGTTGGGCTTGATCCTAGTGCTGAAATACCGTTTGATGTTTCGGAACAATAATCACAACCCAGTTCCCACGTCCAATTAG